One window of the Enterobacter huaxiensis genome contains the following:
- a CDS encoding EamA family transporter, whose product MGSTRKGMLNVLIAAVLWGSSGVCAQYIMEKSHISSPYLTMVRLLFTGVILLTLSFVHGDKIFSVIKHRKDALSLLIFSLVGALTVQLTFLLTIEKSNAATATVLQFLSPTIIVAWFALARKKRPGVFVLSAILTSLIGTFLLVTHGDPTSLSISPAALFFGIASAFAAAFYTTYPSTLIARYGTLPIVGWSMLIAGLMLTPFYAGRGTTFVIDGSLLLAFFYLVVIGTALTFSLYLKGAQMIGGPKASILSCAEPLSSALLSVLLLGVAFTLPDWLGTLLIVSSVVLISMDSRRRVKASA is encoded by the coding sequence ATGGGTTCCACACGCAAAGGGATGCTAAACGTCCTGATCGCCGCCGTTTTATGGGGCAGCTCGGGGGTTTGCGCGCAGTACATCATGGAGAAAAGCCACATTTCTTCGCCTTACCTGACCATGGTTCGCCTATTGTTTACCGGCGTGATCCTGCTGACGTTATCCTTCGTGCACGGCGACAAGATTTTCTCGGTCATCAAGCATCGCAAAGACGCCCTCAGCCTGCTGATTTTCTCACTCGTCGGCGCGCTCACCGTGCAGCTCACCTTCCTGCTGACGATTGAAAAATCCAACGCCGCGACCGCTACCGTGCTGCAGTTCCTGTCCCCGACCATCATCGTGGCGTGGTTCGCCCTGGCGCGGAAAAAGCGCCCCGGCGTGTTTGTGCTGTCGGCCATTCTGACGTCGCTTATCGGCACGTTTCTGCTGGTGACCCACGGCGACCCAACCTCGCTCTCCATCTCGCCTGCCGCGCTGTTCTTCGGCATCGCCTCGGCGTTTGCCGCCGCGTTTTATACCACGTATCCGTCGACGCTGATCGCCCGCTACGGCACGCTGCCGATTGTCGGCTGGAGCATGTTGATTGCCGGCCTAATGCTGACGCCGTTCTACGCCGGGCGCGGGACCACGTTCGTGATTGACGGCAGCCTGCTGCTGGCGTTTTTCTATCTGGTGGTGATTGGCACCGCGCTGACGTTCAGCCTGTACCTGAAAGGCGCACAGATGATCGGCGGGCCGAAGGCGAGCATTCTGAGCTGCGCCGAGCCGCTGAGCAGCGCGCTGCTGTCGGTGCTGCTGCTGGGCGTGGCGTTTACATTGCCGGACTGGCTGGGGACGCTGCTGATTGTGTCGTCGGTGGTGCTGATTTCGATGGATTCGCGCAGAAGGGTTAAGGCATCGGCGTAG
- a CDS encoding DUF1198 domain-containing protein, whose product MVWIMLATLAVVFVVGFRVLTSDSRRAIKRLSERLGITPMPVESMIDQFGKTPGNEFIRYLERPDEAHLQNAAQVLLIWQVCIVDGSEENLHTWHRMLRKARLAAPITDAQIRLALGFMREMEPDPQELNAFQLRYNQLFLPEEGVFYLH is encoded by the coding sequence ATGGTCTGGATAATGCTGGCAACGCTTGCCGTGGTGTTTGTGGTTGGATTTCGCGTCCTGACCTCAGACTCCCGCCGCGCCATCAAACGTTTAAGCGAGCGGCTGGGGATCACCCCGATGCCGGTCGAGTCGATGATTGACCAGTTCGGTAAAACGCCGGGCAATGAGTTTATCCGCTACCTTGAGCGCCCCGATGAGGCGCATCTGCAAAACGCGGCGCAGGTGCTGCTGATCTGGCAGGTCTGCATTGTTGATGGCAGCGAAGAGAACCTTCACACCTGGCACCGCATGCTGCGTAAAGCCCGCCTGGCCGCGCCGATCACCGATGCGCAAATCCGCCTCGCGCTTGGCTTTATGCGCGAGATGGAGCCGGACCCGCAGGAGCTCAACGCCTTTCAGCTGCGCTACAACCAGCTCTTCCTGCCGGAAGAGGGCGTGTTTTACCTGCACTGA
- the nepI gene encoding purine ribonucleoside efflux pump NepI has translation MTEHIQPTTRPQTKEVSRPNWSAVFSVAFCVACLITVEFLPVSLLTPMAQDLGISEGVAGQSVTVTAFVAMFASLFITQVIGTIDRRKVVILFSVLLTLSCLLVSFAENFTLLLLGRACLGLGLGGFWAMSASLTMRLVPARTVPKALSVIFGAVSIALVIAAPLGSFLGGIIGWRNVFNAAAVMGLLCIIWVWKALPSLPGEAAHHKQNMFALLKRPGVMAGMTAIFMAFAGQFAFFTYIRPVFMTMAGFDVDGLTLVLLSFGIASFVGTSLSSQFLKRSLKVALAGAPLVLAMSAAVLVLWGSDKRVASAIAIIWGFAFALIPVGWSTWITRSLADQAEKAGSIQVAVIQLANTCGAAVGGVALDHLGLTSPLVISGTLMLLTALLVAGKVKAK, from the coding sequence ATGACAGAACATATCCAGCCCACGACCAGACCGCAGACCAAAGAGGTTTCTCGCCCCAACTGGTCGGCGGTTTTCTCCGTGGCGTTCTGCGTCGCCTGCCTGATTACCGTTGAGTTTCTGCCGGTGAGCCTGCTGACGCCGATGGCGCAGGATCTGGGCATTTCCGAAGGCGTGGCGGGGCAGTCCGTCACCGTGACCGCCTTTGTGGCGATGTTCGCCAGCCTGTTTATCACCCAGGTGATTGGCACTATCGACCGCCGCAAGGTGGTCATTCTGTTTAGCGTGCTGCTGACGCTCTCCTGCCTGCTGGTCTCCTTCGCGGAGAACTTCACCCTGCTGCTGCTCGGTCGCGCCTGTCTGGGGCTGGGGCTTGGCGGCTTCTGGGCGATGTCGGCCTCGCTGACCATGCGCCTGGTGCCCGCGCGCACGGTGCCAAAAGCGCTTTCCGTTATCTTCGGTGCGGTCTCTATCGCGCTGGTGATTGCCGCACCGCTCGGCAGCTTCCTCGGTGGGATTATCGGCTGGCGCAACGTCTTTAACGCGGCGGCGGTGATGGGGCTTCTCTGCATCATTTGGGTGTGGAAAGCGCTGCCGTCGCTGCCGGGCGAAGCGGCTCACCACAAACAGAACATGTTCGCGCTGCTGAAGCGCCCCGGCGTGATGGCGGGGATGACCGCCATCTTTATGGCCTTTGCCGGACAGTTTGCCTTCTTTACCTACATCCGCCCGGTGTTTATGACCATGGCGGGCTTTGACGTGGACGGCCTGACGCTGGTGCTGCTGAGCTTCGGTATCGCCAGCTTTGTCGGCACCTCGCTGTCGTCCCAGTTCCTGAAACGCTCCCTGAAGGTGGCGCTGGCGGGCGCGCCGCTGGTGCTGGCAATGAGCGCGGCGGTGCTGGTGCTGTGGGGAAGCGATAAGCGGGTCGCGTCGGCGATTGCGATTATCTGGGGCTTTGCCTTTGCGCTGATCCCGGTGGGCTGGTCTACGTGGATCACCCGCTCGCTTGCCGATCAGGCGGAAAAGGCCGGGTCGATTCAGGTGGCGGTGATTCAGCTGGCGAACACCTGCGGCGCGGCGGTGGGCGGCGTTGCGCTCGACCATCTGGGGCTGACGTCACCGCTGGTGATTTCCGGCACGCTGATGCTGCTGACGGCCCTGCTGGTGGCAGGGAAGGTTAAGGCGAAGTAG
- a CDS encoding glycoside hydrolase family 1 protein, with protein sequence MKYAFPDSFWWGSASSALQTEGAREGETTWDYWFAREPNRFHNGVGPQHTSTFYQHWKTDIQLLKQLNHNSFRTSISWARLIPDGIGEVNPEAVDFYNQVIDELNEQGITPFMTLFHFDMPMAMQEIGGWENRDVVDAYARYAQICFELFGDRVLHWFTFNEPIVPVEGGYLYDFHYPNVVDFKRAATVAYHTVLAHAQAVRAYRAGHYAGEIGIVLNLTPSYPRSQNPADVKAANVADLMFNRSFLDPVLRGEYPADLVALLKSYDQLPACKPEDGFLIAEGKIDLLGVNYYQPRRVKCRDSAVNPQAPFMPEWFFDSYEMPGRKMNPYRGWEIYEPGIYDILVNLRDNYGNPRCFISENGMGVENEQRFIENGQINDQYRIEFISEHLAWLHKGIIEGCNCLGYHMWTFIDNWSWCNAYKNRYGFIQLDLATQKRTIKKSGEWFAATALNNSFDRE encoded by the coding sequence ATGAAATACGCATTTCCCGATAGCTTCTGGTGGGGCAGCGCGAGCTCCGCTCTCCAGACGGAAGGGGCAAGAGAGGGTGAAACCACGTGGGATTACTGGTTTGCCCGCGAGCCGAACCGTTTTCACAACGGCGTGGGGCCGCAGCATACCTCCACGTTCTATCAGCACTGGAAAACGGATATTCAGCTGTTAAAGCAGCTGAACCACAACAGCTTTCGCACCTCGATTAGCTGGGCGCGCCTGATCCCCGACGGCATCGGTGAAGTGAACCCGGAAGCGGTCGATTTTTACAATCAGGTGATTGATGAGCTAAACGAGCAGGGCATCACGCCGTTTATGACCCTGTTCCACTTCGACATGCCGATGGCGATGCAGGAAATCGGCGGCTGGGAAAACCGCGACGTGGTGGACGCTTACGCCCGCTATGCGCAGATCTGCTTCGAGCTGTTCGGCGACCGCGTGCTGCACTGGTTTACCTTCAACGAGCCGATCGTGCCGGTGGAAGGCGGCTATCTGTACGACTTCCACTATCCGAACGTGGTGGATTTCAAGCGGGCAGCCACCGTGGCGTATCACACCGTGCTGGCCCACGCGCAGGCCGTCCGCGCCTATCGCGCCGGGCATTACGCGGGTGAAATTGGCATCGTGCTGAACCTGACGCCGTCCTATCCGCGCTCGCAGAACCCGGCAGACGTGAAGGCGGCAAACGTTGCGGACCTGATGTTTAACCGCAGCTTCCTTGACCCGGTCCTGCGCGGCGAATACCCGGCGGACCTCGTAGCGCTGCTGAAATCCTACGATCAATTACCCGCCTGTAAACCGGAAGACGGTTTCCTGATTGCGGAAGGGAAAATCGACCTGCTCGGCGTGAACTACTATCAGCCGCGTCGCGTGAAGTGTCGCGACAGCGCGGTGAACCCGCAGGCGCCGTTTATGCCGGAGTGGTTCTTTGATAGCTACGAGATGCCGGGCCGCAAGATGAACCCGTACCGCGGCTGGGAAATCTACGAGCCGGGTATTTACGATATTCTGGTCAACCTGCGCGACAATTACGGCAACCCACGCTGCTTTATTTCTGAAAACGGCATGGGCGTCGAAAACGAGCAGCGCTTTATTGAAAACGGCCAGATAAACGATCAATACCGCATTGAGTTTATTTCTGAGCATTTAGCCTGGCTGCATAAGGGTATTATCGAAGGGTGCAATTGTCTTGGCTACCATATGTGGACGTTTATTGATAACTGGTCATGGTGCAATGCGTACAAAAATCGCTACGGGTTTATCCAGCTCGATTTAGCCACGCAGAAGCGCACTATTAAAAAGAGCGGAGAGTGGTTTGCCGCCACCGCGTTGAATAACAGTTTTGACAGAGAGTAA
- a CDS encoding PTS lactose/cellobiose transporter subunit IIA produces MIVLEEAVMEIIVNAGQSRSLCFEALHAARQGNIDEAKSLLREADGYARQAHKMQTKLIEQDAGEARQPMTLIMVHAQDHLMNSLLARELSEEIIHLYQR; encoded by the coding sequence ATGATCGTCTTAGAAGAAGCCGTAATGGAAATTATCGTCAATGCCGGTCAGTCCCGCAGCCTGTGCTTTGAAGCGCTGCACGCGGCGCGTCAGGGCAACATCGACGAAGCGAAAAGCCTGCTGCGCGAAGCCGATGGCTACGCGCGCCAGGCGCACAAGATGCAGACCAAACTGATCGAGCAGGATGCGGGCGAAGCCCGCCAGCCGATGACCTTAATTATGGTGCACGCGCAGGATCACTTAATGAATTCCTTATTAGCGCGTGAATTATCCGAAGAAATTATTCATCTATATCAGAGATAG
- a CDS encoding carbohydrate porin: MNTIKKLPLTMAVIAALCPISVLAQEFTQEQIDAIVAKAVDKALADRQAKMDAAVAKKADVVTEPQSAAQSPDMAIPFGIKFTGYARYGAHFQAADQKYVAVDGSYNGASAIGRLGNEGNGGEFQLSKAFKGENGAIWDVNVMIDHWGDEVNLKKAYAGVTNIMASNPNAYFWAGRDFHQRPQQGINDYFWMNHDGQGAGVKNFDIGGVQFDVATVAAVESCSPEVMEDEANPSRITCTGGSGTGDKGNYAATSKIHGMKLGPIDLELYANYGFDSKAIESDERLNAWQGGVVLSHTNDSGVNKVIARYSDNSDNSVFNKTEDLTTVYASFEGLYKFTQATQVEYILAFHDYDNSRDSTDNRKNYNAIVRPMHWWNDVHSTWLEAGWQHVDYDNGGDNKGWKLTLSQNMSIAMGPEFRPMLRFYVTGGKVDNERTARVNNTKDETLDDFNVGAMWEAWF; encoded by the coding sequence ATGAATACGATTAAAAAACTTCCATTAACAATGGCGGTTATCGCCGCGCTTTGCCCAATTTCCGTGCTCGCACAAGAATTCACCCAGGAGCAAATCGACGCCATTGTGGCCAAAGCGGTGGACAAAGCCCTGGCAGATCGTCAGGCCAAAATGGACGCGGCGGTCGCGAAAAAAGCGGACGTGGTGACCGAGCCGCAAAGCGCGGCGCAGTCTCCCGATATGGCGATCCCGTTCGGGATTAAATTTACCGGCTACGCCCGCTACGGCGCGCACTTCCAGGCCGCGGATCAGAAATACGTGGCGGTGGACGGTTCCTACAACGGCGCGTCCGCGATTGGTCGTCTGGGCAACGAAGGCAACGGCGGGGAGTTCCAGCTCTCCAAGGCCTTCAAGGGTGAAAACGGCGCCATCTGGGACGTTAACGTGATGATCGACCACTGGGGAGACGAGGTTAACCTGAAAAAAGCCTACGCGGGGGTGACCAACATTATGGCCTCCAACCCGAACGCCTATTTCTGGGCCGGCCGTGACTTCCACCAGCGTCCGCAGCAGGGCATCAACGACTACTTCTGGATGAACCACGACGGCCAGGGCGCCGGGGTGAAGAACTTCGATATCGGCGGCGTGCAGTTTGACGTTGCGACCGTGGCGGCGGTGGAATCCTGTAGCCCGGAAGTGATGGAGGATGAGGCCAACCCGTCGCGCATCACCTGTACCGGCGGCTCCGGCACGGGCGACAAGGGCAACTACGCCGCGACCTCAAAAATTCACGGCATGAAGCTCGGCCCTATCGACCTGGAGCTGTACGCCAACTACGGCTTTGACTCCAAAGCCATTGAGAGCGACGAGCGTCTGAACGCCTGGCAGGGCGGCGTGGTGCTGAGCCACACCAACGACAGCGGCGTGAACAAGGTGATCGCCCGCTACTCCGATAACTCGGACAACAGCGTGTTCAATAAAACCGAGGATTTGACCACGGTCTACGCCAGCTTCGAAGGGCTGTACAAATTCACCCAGGCGACGCAGGTAGAGTACATCCTCGCCTTCCACGACTACGACAACAGCCGTGACAGCACCGACAACCGTAAGAACTACAACGCCATCGTGCGCCCGATGCACTGGTGGAACGACGTTCACTCGACCTGGCTGGAAGCGGGCTGGCAGCACGTTGATTATGACAACGGCGGCGACAACAAGGGCTGGAAGCTGACCCTGTCGCAGAACATGTCCATCGCCATGGGGCCGGAGTTCCGCCCGATGCTGCGCTTCTACGTGACCGGCGGTAAGGTGGATAACGAACGCACCGCGCGCGTGAACAACACCAAAGACGAAACCCTCGACGACTTCAACGTCGGCGCGATGTGGGAGGCGTGGTTCTAA
- a CDS encoding SRPBCC domain-containing protein, with amino-acid sequence MKQSAIIWPNDYLPGTTDNFASNEIIVAGLSAKEIWAQLNDTTLWPNYYSNAKDIRFHDGSGPVLSANARFRFTTFGFPVEAQVTEYVPPVEGGAARIAWHGWVEGDANSRLDVIHAWLFEDLPGNRVRILTQESQKGAPAQELARTVPNPMINGHQEWIVGLANGALKARG; translated from the coding sequence ATGAAACAATCCGCCATTATCTGGCCGAACGACTACCTGCCCGGTACCACCGATAACTTTGCATCCAACGAAATCATCGTCGCCGGGTTGAGCGCAAAAGAGATTTGGGCGCAGCTTAACGACACCACCCTGTGGCCGAACTATTACAGCAACGCCAAAGATATCCGTTTTCACGACGGCAGCGGCCCGGTGCTGAGCGCCAATGCCCGCTTCCGCTTCACCACCTTTGGCTTTCCGGTTGAGGCGCAGGTGACGGAGTATGTTCCGCCTGTGGAGGGCGGAGCCGCGCGTATCGCGTGGCACGGCTGGGTTGAAGGGGATGCGAATTCGCGTCTGGACGTGATCCACGCCTGGCTGTTTGAAGACCTGCCGGGAAACCGCGTGCGCATTCTGACTCAGGAGTCGCAGAAAGGCGCGCCGGCGCAGGAACTTGCTCGCACCGTACCAAACCCAATGATTAACGGGCATCAGGAGTGGATCGTGGGATTAGCGAATGGCGCTCTTAAGGCTCGCGGGTAA